One genomic region from Microbacterium sp. BK668 encodes:
- a CDS encoding asparaginase: MPQTLAATDAVELAVVERSGFVESRHSGAAVVLSSDGVVVERLGDVEAPILPRSSLKPLQALACLTAGAPLEGEQLVLAAASHSGTDRHVGVVRDILSAARLGEEDLGCPPAWPGDQATRDELVRDHAEPSRIRMNCSGKHAAMLLTCTTTGWDPRGYLDPEHPLQVHIRDVIERLVGQKVSTTAVDGCGAPVYAMSLMGLSKAVHRIGTASQTSPFALHRQAGTLVRAVRANPWAIDGPGRPDTIAIEHLGVFAKTGAEGVMVMVAPNGATVALKILDGNGRAATAVALRLLERAGALASADVAETMTRLPLSVSGGGRDVGAIRPAF, translated from the coding sequence GTGCCGCAGACACTCGCCGCAACCGACGCCGTGGAGCTCGCCGTGGTGGAGCGCAGCGGGTTCGTCGAGTCCCGCCATTCGGGTGCCGCGGTCGTCCTGTCGAGCGACGGGGTCGTCGTCGAGCGCCTCGGCGACGTCGAGGCGCCGATCCTCCCGCGCTCGAGCCTGAAGCCCTTGCAGGCCCTCGCGTGCCTGACCGCGGGCGCTCCTCTCGAGGGCGAGCAGCTCGTGCTCGCGGCGGCCAGCCACTCCGGCACCGACCGGCACGTCGGCGTCGTCCGCGACATCCTCTCCGCCGCCCGCCTCGGCGAAGAGGACCTCGGCTGCCCGCCGGCATGGCCGGGTGACCAGGCGACCCGGGACGAGCTCGTGCGCGATCATGCCGAGCCGTCGCGCATCCGGATGAACTGCTCCGGGAAGCACGCGGCGATGCTGCTGACGTGCACCACGACGGGCTGGGATCCCCGAGGGTACCTCGACCCCGAGCATCCTCTTCAGGTCCACATCCGGGACGTCATCGAGCGGCTCGTCGGCCAGAAGGTGAGCACGACGGCGGTCGACGGATGCGGCGCCCCGGTGTACGCGATGAGTCTCATGGGCCTGTCGAAGGCCGTCCACCGGATCGGAACGGCCTCGCAGACCTCCCCCTTCGCCCTGCACCGTCAGGCGGGCACGCTCGTGCGCGCGGTACGCGCGAATCCGTGGGCCATCGACGGACCGGGGCGGCCCGACACGATCGCCATCGAGCACCTCGGTGTGTTCGCGAAGACGGGCGCCGAAGGCGTCATGGTGATGGTCGCCCCGAACGGCGCCACGGTCGCCCTCAAGATCCTCGACGGCAACGGCCGGGCTGCCACCGCCGTCGCGCTGCGACTGCTCGAGAGGGCCGGGGCCCTCGCCTCCGCCGACGTCGCCGAGACGATGACGAGACTCCCGCTGTCGGTGTCCGGCGGCGGCCGAGATGTCGGGGCCATCCGCCCCGCTTTCTAG
- a CDS encoding OsmC family protein, whose protein sequence is MFGEHRYRLRSTWTGNRGHGTTGYRDYDRSATIEIDGKDALSASADKPFRGDPAKWNPEDMLLASLSQCHLLSYLHACVEAGVVVVSYRDEASGLMVEDGHGGARFTQVTLRPHVTVADASMTDAALKAHEKANEWCFIANSVNFPVLHKPKIEVAQRT, encoded by the coding sequence ATGTTCGGCGAGCATCGATACCGTCTGCGCTCCACCTGGACGGGCAACCGGGGGCACGGGACGACGGGCTACCGCGACTACGACCGATCGGCGACGATCGAGATCGACGGCAAGGACGCGCTGTCCGCGTCGGCGGACAAGCCCTTCCGCGGCGATCCGGCGAAGTGGAATCCGGAGGACATGCTCCTGGCCTCGCTGAGCCAGTGCCACCTTCTGTCGTACCTGCACGCGTGCGTCGAAGCGGGCGTGGTCGTGGTGTCGTACCGGGACGAGGCATCCGGTCTCATGGTCGAGGACGGGCACGGCGGCGCTCGTTTCACCCAGGTCACGCTGCGGCCGCACGTGACCGTCGCAGACGCGTCGATGACGGATGCCGCCCTGAAGGCCCACGAGAAGGCCAACGAATGGTGCTTCATCGCGAACTCGGTGAACTTCCCGGTGCTGCACAAGCCGAAGATCGAGGTCGCTCAGCGGACATGA
- a CDS encoding lysophospholipid acyltransferase family protein, with the protein MGATYALGRFIIAPLGRLIYRPHVEGRANVPKHGPVIFASNHLSFIDSIAIPVAAPRPVHFLAKSSYFDGAGISGWMSREFFTAIGAVPVQRGAGQAALDALDQQRRLLEEGKAVALYPEGTRSLDGRLYKGRTGVAFLALQTGAPVVPVGLVGTDRVMPVGAKRPSLSERITVRFGAPIDVSHHGTAESGRARRLATDEIMSAIHALSGQELANAYNEAPAHGIDRLKQVLPHERR; encoded by the coding sequence ATGGGGGCGACGTACGCGCTCGGCCGGTTCATCATCGCCCCCCTCGGACGTCTGATCTACCGGCCGCACGTCGAGGGCAGGGCGAACGTCCCCAAGCACGGGCCCGTCATCTTCGCGAGCAACCACCTGTCGTTCATCGACTCGATCGCCATCCCGGTCGCCGCTCCCCGCCCCGTTCACTTCCTCGCCAAGTCCAGCTACTTCGACGGTGCGGGCATCTCCGGCTGGATGTCGCGCGAGTTCTTCACGGCGATCGGCGCCGTGCCGGTGCAGCGCGGAGCCGGTCAGGCCGCCCTCGACGCTCTGGATCAGCAGCGCCGGCTCCTTGAAGAAGGCAAGGCGGTCGCCCTGTACCCGGAGGGGACGCGCTCGCTCGACGGGCGGCTCTACAAGGGCCGGACCGGCGTGGCCTTCCTCGCCCTGCAGACCGGCGCCCCGGTCGTGCCGGTGGGGCTCGTCGGCACCGACAGAGTCATGCCCGTCGGCGCGAAGCGCCCGTCGCTCAGCGAGCGGATCACGGTGCGGTTCGGCGCGCCGATCGACGTCTCGCATCACGGCACGGCCGAGTCGGGGCGCGCGCGGCGCCTCGCGACGGACGAGATCATGTCCGCGATCCACGCGCTGTCGGGTCAGGAGCTCGCGAACGCCTACAACGAGGCGCCTGCCCACGGCATCGACCGCCTGAAGCAGGTGCTTCCGCACGAGCGGCGCTGA
- a CDS encoding FKBP-type peptidyl-prolyl cis-trans isomerase yields MRTRSLALLSLAAMSALVLAGCTNAPSESESESSPSATTAADLCGAQVDPGSASDSVTVDGAAGTEATATFTSPLEVSELQATQIDEGTGDALQSGDLVQFALSAFDASTGEKLGAQGYNDDLPPQQISPDSVLGQVVGCAKPGSRYVAAFPESTEQGTGAQVYVIDVLGTVPTAAWGEPQPPAEGLPTVELDADGAPTVTLPGDDIPTEFEKATLKKGDGAVVEPGDSVLVQYHGVSWNTGEVFDESWGKQPFTFTVGNGVVQGFSDAVTGETVGSQVIAVLPPSVAYGEGEINDADLKGQTLVFVVDILAAAKTPAQ; encoded by the coding sequence GTGCGCACTCGTTCGCTCGCTCTCCTGTCACTCGCCGCGATGTCGGCGCTCGTTCTCGCCGGCTGCACGAACGCGCCGTCGGAGTCGGAGTCGGAGTCGTCGCCGTCGGCGACCACGGCCGCCGATCTGTGCGGCGCGCAGGTGGATCCGGGCTCGGCGTCCGACTCCGTCACCGTCGACGGCGCCGCCGGCACGGAGGCGACCGCGACCTTCACTTCGCCCCTGGAGGTCTCCGAGCTCCAGGCGACCCAGATCGATGAGGGCACGGGTGACGCGCTCCAGTCCGGCGACCTCGTCCAGTTCGCGCTCTCGGCCTTCGACGCCTCGACCGGCGAGAAGCTGGGCGCCCAGGGCTACAACGACGACCTCCCGCCGCAGCAGATCTCGCCGGACAGCGTGCTGGGCCAGGTCGTCGGCTGCGCCAAGCCGGGCTCGCGCTACGTGGCCGCCTTCCCCGAGTCGACCGAGCAGGGCACGGGTGCGCAGGTCTACGTCATCGACGTCCTGGGAACGGTCCCGACCGCTGCGTGGGGCGAGCCGCAGCCGCCCGCGGAAGGGCTCCCGACCGTCGAGCTCGACGCCGACGGCGCTCCCACCGTCACCCTGCCCGGCGACGACATCCCCACCGAGTTCGAGAAGGCCACGCTCAAGAAGGGCGACGGCGCCGTCGTCGAGCCCGGCGACTCGGTCCTCGTGCAGTACCACGGCGTCTCGTGGAACACCGGCGAGGTCTTCGACGAGTCCTGGGGCAAGCAGCCCTTCACCTTCACCGTCGGGAACGGCGTCGTCCAGGGCTTCTCCGACGCTGTCACCGGAGAGACGGTCGGCTCGCAGGTGATCGCCGTGCTGCCCCCGTCCGTGGCTTACGGCGAGGGTGAGATCAACGACGCCGACCTCAAGGGTCAGACCCTCGTCTTCGTCGTCGACATCCTCGCGGCGGCCAAGACGCCCGCCCAGTAG
- the dxr gene encoding 1-deoxy-D-xylulose-5-phosphate reductoisomerase, protein MRRVIILGSTGSIGTQALDVIRANPRRFEVVGLSAGSNRALLDAQAEEFDVDDTALGADDAERLIRDVEADVVLNGITGSVGLGPTLAALESGRTLALANKESLIVGGDLVTALAAPGQIVPVDSEHSAIAQALRSGAPEEVRRLVLTASGGPFRGRGRESLAEVTPAEALAHPTWDMGRVVTTNSATLVNKGLEVIEAHLLFDVPYDRIDVVVHPQSIVHSMVEFTDGSTIAQASPPDMRLPISLGLDWPNRISGVGRPIDWSAPTSWTFEPLDAEAFPAVRLAKQVGRAGGTYPAVFNAANEQAVDAFHEGALPFLGIVETVERIVDAHEAPDELTRESLAAAEAWARLAADRAIAARG, encoded by the coding sequence GTGCGGCGCGTCATCATCCTCGGCTCGACAGGGTCGATCGGCACTCAGGCCCTCGACGTGATCCGCGCGAATCCTCGCCGGTTCGAGGTCGTCGGACTGTCGGCGGGATCCAATCGTGCGCTCCTGGACGCCCAGGCGGAGGAGTTCGACGTCGACGACACGGCGCTCGGCGCGGACGACGCCGAGCGGCTGATCCGGGATGTCGAAGCCGACGTCGTGCTCAACGGCATCACGGGGTCGGTGGGCCTCGGTCCGACGCTCGCGGCGCTGGAGAGCGGCCGGACCCTCGCGCTGGCGAACAAGGAGTCGCTCATCGTCGGCGGCGACCTCGTCACGGCGCTCGCCGCACCGGGCCAGATCGTCCCCGTCGACTCGGAGCACTCCGCGATCGCCCAGGCGCTGCGCTCCGGCGCACCCGAGGAGGTCCGGCGACTCGTGCTGACCGCCTCGGGAGGACCCTTCCGCGGCCGCGGAAGGGAGTCGCTCGCCGAGGTGACGCCGGCCGAGGCGCTGGCCCATCCGACGTGGGACATGGGTCGCGTCGTCACGACGAACTCGGCGACGCTCGTCAACAAGGGTCTCGAGGTGATAGAGGCGCACCTTCTGTTCGACGTGCCCTACGACCGCATCGATGTCGTCGTCCATCCGCAGTCGATCGTCCACTCGATGGTCGAGTTCACGGACGGCTCGACGATCGCTCAGGCGTCGCCGCCCGACATGCGGCTGCCGATCTCGCTCGGGCTGGACTGGCCGAATCGCATCTCCGGAGTCGGGCGGCCGATCGACTGGAGCGCCCCGACGTCATGGACCTTCGAGCCCCTCGACGCCGAGGCGTTCCCGGCCGTGCGCCTGGCCAAGCAGGTCGGCCGTGCGGGCGGCACGTACCCCGCGGTCTTCAACGCCGCCAACGAGCAGGCCGTCGACGCGTTCCACGAGGGAGCGCTTCCCTTCCTGGGGATCGTCGAGACCGTCGAGCGGATCGTGGACGCGCACGAGGCGCCCGACGAGCTGACGCGCGAGTCGCTGGCCGCCGCCGAGGCGTGGGCGCGCCTGGCCGCGGACCGCGCGATCGCGGCGCGCGGCTGA
- a CDS encoding UDP-N-acetylmuramoyl-L-alanyl-D-glutamate--2,6-diaminopimelate ligase: MPTDIPSNLPPVLRPENPPARSLEQLAERFGREVRGHAAGVELTGVTLATADLRPGEAFVAIRGVNRHGAEFAPVAARKGAVAIVTDAEGADLAAGAGLPIVVVDDPRALLGDLSAWVYATGPGDDIPILFGTTGTNGKTSVSHLLDGILEQLGVVTGLSSTAERHIAGEVIVSRLTTPEASEFHALLALMRERGVEAVAVEVSAQALSRHRVDGIVFDVAGFTNLSHDHLDDYADMREYFEAKLPLFRPDRARRAVISLDSTPGFEVVERCEVPHVTVGTPAIAADPDAAAAADWTVEIVAERQAGTEFVLRGKDGRSLTTVVPVIGRHMAANAGLAIVMILEGGYAWDDLVATLDGGAIEAYLPGRTQRVSGDRGPAVYVDFGHSPDAFEKTLAAVRHVTPGKVVMLFGADGDRDATKRHDMGRTAVEGSDILIVTDHHPRFEDPDSIRATLIEGARRARPDAEILEFSPPERAIIEAVRLVGDGDAILWAGPGHQDYRDIRGERTPYSARELARRALRAQGWPVPDAHWPVPYPADSTPLSDPSRPID, from the coding sequence ATGCCGACTGACATCCCCTCGAATCTGCCGCCCGTGCTCCGACCCGAGAACCCGCCCGCCCGCTCGCTGGAGCAGCTCGCCGAGCGCTTCGGACGAGAGGTCCGCGGCCACGCCGCGGGCGTGGAGCTCACGGGCGTTACCCTCGCCACAGCGGATCTGCGCCCCGGAGAGGCGTTCGTCGCGATCCGCGGCGTCAACCGTCACGGGGCGGAGTTCGCGCCGGTCGCCGCCCGGAAGGGCGCTGTCGCGATCGTGACGGATGCCGAGGGGGCCGACCTCGCCGCCGGAGCCGGACTGCCGATCGTGGTCGTCGACGACCCTCGCGCGCTCCTCGGCGATCTGTCGGCGTGGGTGTACGCAACCGGTCCCGGCGACGACATACCGATCCTCTTCGGCACCACGGGCACGAACGGCAAGACCAGCGTCTCCCACCTCCTGGACGGCATCCTGGAGCAGCTCGGCGTCGTGACGGGACTGTCCTCGACCGCCGAGCGGCACATCGCCGGCGAGGTCATCGTGTCGCGGCTCACCACGCCCGAGGCATCCGAATTCCACGCGCTCCTCGCCCTCATGCGCGAGCGCGGCGTGGAGGCCGTCGCCGTCGAGGTGAGCGCGCAGGCGCTGAGCCGCCACCGCGTCGACGGGATCGTCTTCGACGTCGCGGGCTTCACGAACCTCAGCCACGACCACCTCGACGACTACGCCGACATGCGGGAGTACTTCGAGGCGAAGCTCCCGCTCTTCCGCCCCGACCGCGCCCGCCGAGCCGTGATCTCGCTCGACTCGACGCCGGGCTTCGAGGTGGTCGAGCGGTGCGAGGTGCCCCACGTCACCGTCGGAACGCCCGCGATCGCCGCGGATCCGGATGCCGCGGCCGCCGCCGACTGGACCGTGGAGATCGTCGCCGAGCGGCAGGCGGGCACCGAGTTCGTGCTCCGCGGAAAGGACGGCCGCTCGCTCACGACGGTCGTCCCCGTCATCGGCCGGCACATGGCCGCGAACGCCGGGCTGGCGATCGTCATGATCCTCGAAGGCGGCTACGCGTGGGACGATCTCGTCGCCACGCTCGACGGCGGCGCGATCGAGGCCTATCTCCCCGGCCGGACGCAGCGGGTGTCGGGCGACCGGGGACCGGCCGTGTACGTGGACTTCGGGCACTCCCCCGACGCGTTCGAGAAGACGCTCGCCGCCGTCCGGCACGTGACCCCGGGCAAGGTCGTCATGCTCTTCGGCGCCGACGGCGACCGCGACGCGACCAAGCGGCACGACATGGGCCGCACGGCCGTCGAGGGCAGCGACATCCTCATCGTCACCGACCACCATCCGCGATTCGAAGACCCGGACTCGATCAGGGCGACCCTCATCGAGGGCGCCCGCCGGGCACGGCCGGATGCGGAGATCCTCGAGTTCTCGCCGCCGGAGCGCGCGATCATCGAGGCCGTGAGGCTCGTCGGCGACGGCGACGCGATCCTCTGGGCGGGGCCCGGCCATCAGGACTACCGCGACATCCGCGGAGAGCGCACCCCTTACTCCGCCCGGGAGCTCGCACGCCGGGCGCTGCGGGCACAGGGGTGGCCGGTGCCGGACGCGCACTGGCCCGTGCCTTACCCCGCCGACTCCACGCCGCTCTCGGATCCGAGCCGCCCGATCGACTGA
- a CDS encoding M50 family metallopeptidase — MTAIAFLIGVVVLVVGLAVSIALHELGHLLPAKRFGVRVGQYMIGFGPTLWSRRRGETEYGFKAIPLGGYISMAGMYPPSPRERAGKAGRAGGGFFATMVQDARTANDETLHGRDDDRVFYRLPVWKRVVVMLGGPVMNLLLAIVLFTIVFSGIGIQTATTTVAGLSECVPATLASECTSEDPPAPSQAAGIEPGDVIVSVDGTPVETFADASAIIRQSPGVPVALVVERDGAEETLTVTPAAITPSGDDPDAEPETIGFVGISPTVEYVRQPVWAGAQAAVENVGAVAGIIWQLPVKIIDAGVSLVTGEERDPNGPLSVVGAGILAGEVAAVDAPILNRVSAMLGLLASLNIALFVFNLIPLLPLDGGHIVVALWDGLKRLWARIFRLPPPQPVDATKLVPVTFVVVIALIVMGGILILADIFNPLSIIR, encoded by the coding sequence GTGACCGCCATCGCGTTCCTCATCGGGGTCGTCGTGCTCGTCGTCGGCCTCGCCGTGTCGATCGCCCTGCACGAGCTCGGCCATCTGCTGCCGGCGAAGAGATTCGGCGTGCGCGTGGGGCAGTACATGATCGGCTTCGGCCCGACGCTGTGGTCTCGCCGCCGCGGCGAGACGGAGTACGGCTTCAAGGCCATCCCGCTCGGCGGCTACATCTCGATGGCGGGGATGTACCCGCCCTCGCCGCGCGAGCGGGCAGGCAAGGCCGGACGCGCAGGAGGCGGCTTCTTCGCCACCATGGTGCAGGACGCCCGTACGGCGAACGACGAGACGCTGCACGGCCGCGACGATGACCGCGTCTTCTACAGGCTGCCCGTGTGGAAGCGCGTCGTCGTGATGCTCGGCGGCCCGGTGATGAATCTCCTGCTCGCGATCGTCCTCTTCACGATCGTCTTCAGCGGCATCGGCATCCAGACCGCGACGACCACCGTCGCGGGGCTGTCGGAGTGCGTGCCGGCGACGCTGGCCTCGGAGTGCACGTCGGAGGATCCGCCGGCGCCGTCGCAGGCAGCCGGGATCGAGCCGGGCGACGTGATCGTCTCCGTCGACGGCACGCCGGTCGAGACGTTCGCCGATGCCTCGGCGATCATCCGTCAGTCGCCCGGGGTGCCCGTCGCCCTGGTGGTCGAGCGAGACGGCGCGGAGGAGACCCTCACCGTGACGCCCGCGGCGATCACGCCGTCCGGCGACGACCCGGACGCCGAGCCTGAGACGATCGGATTCGTCGGCATCAGCCCCACCGTCGAGTACGTTCGACAGCCCGTCTGGGCGGGGGCCCAGGCGGCGGTCGAGAACGTGGGCGCCGTGGCCGGCATCATCTGGCAGCTCCCCGTCAAGATCATCGACGCCGGCGTCTCGCTCGTCACCGGGGAGGAGCGCGACCCGAACGGTCCTCTCAGCGTCGTCGGCGCGGGGATCCTCGCCGGTGAGGTGGCGGCCGTCGATGCGCCCATCCTCAATCGTGTGTCGGCGATGCTGGGCCTCCTCGCCTCTCTCAACATCGCCCTCTTCGTCTTCAACCTCATCCCGCTGCTCCCGCTCGACGGCGGGCACATCGTGGTCGCGCTCTGGGACGGCCTGAAGCGTCTGTGGGCCCGGATCTTCCGGCTTCCGCCGCCGCAGCCGGTCGACGCGACCAAGCTCGTTCCGGTGACGTTCGTCGTGGTGATAGCCCTCATCGTGATGGGCGGCATCCTGATCCTCGCCGACATCTTCAACCCGCTGTCGATCATCCGATGA
- a CDS encoding YciI family protein, with translation MKYVIMFTSTPELDAAVPPERAQEVYARVYEWFGQNAAKIADGGAELQPASTATTVAHGTEGPVVADGPFSEAKEVIGGFSVLDVDDLDEAIAIARTWPMLELPGTSVEIRPMVTDYSQFEQ, from the coding sequence GTGAAGTACGTCATCATGTTCACTTCGACGCCCGAGCTCGACGCCGCCGTGCCCCCGGAGCGGGCGCAGGAGGTGTACGCCCGGGTCTACGAATGGTTCGGCCAGAACGCCGCCAAGATCGCCGACGGCGGTGCCGAGCTTCAGCCGGCGAGCACCGCGACGACCGTCGCGCATGGCACGGAGGGCCCGGTCGTCGCCGACGGGCCGTTCTCGGAGGCGAAGGAGGTCATCGGCGGATTCAGCGTGCTCGACGTCGACGACCTCGACGAGGCGATCGCGATCGCCCGCACCTGGCCCATGCTCGAGCTGCCCGGGACGTCGGTCGAGATCCGGCCGATGGTGACCGACTACAGCCAGTTCGAGCAGTGA